In Triticum aestivum cultivar Chinese Spring chromosome 5B, IWGSC CS RefSeq v2.1, whole genome shotgun sequence, the following proteins share a genomic window:
- the LOC123116222 gene encoding hydroxycinnamoyltransferase 4, whose product MAVQVVTSELVAPSEATPRRALWLSNLDLGARNGYSPTVYFFRAPDRGDGKAESFFSAGVLRAALARALVPFHPFAGRLGAGRHGRAEIDCNDEGALFVVARSEAALDDFEGFAPSKAMRDMFVPPYDNAGAGAPLLMLQVTFFRCGGVALGTAMHHFVIDGRSAFHFIQTWASIARGDASATVLPSLDRTPLRARSPPTVHFDHSREYRLTAPASTDPPVAGGVKPSLEYASAILRVTGAQAAALRARAGAPCVSTFRALVAHVWRCACAARSLAPDAESRLYTMIDMRARLSPPLPDAYFGNAVVRTSVSARVGDLLSGPLGFGARRLRAATGQGDEYARSVVDYLETADMGALPRSGLPGTDLRVISWMGMPSHDADFGWGEPAFLAPALMFYPGFVYLMSCPGKGGDVAVAVSLEPDRLARFKELFFEEMAAME is encoded by the exons ATGGCCGTCCAAGTCGTGACGTCCGAGCTGGTCGCGCCGAGCGAGGCCACCCCGCGGCGCGCGCTCTGGCTGTCCAACCTCGACCTCGGCGCCAGGAACGGTTACTCCCCCACCGTCTACTTCTTCCGAGCGCCCGATCGCGGCGACGGCAAGGCCGAGTCCTTCTTCTCGGCCGGCGTCCTCAGGGCGGCGCTGGCCAGGGCGCTGGTCCCGTTCCACCCCTTCGCCGGACGCCTCGGCGCGGGCCGCCACGGCCGGGCGGAGATCGACTGCAACGACGAGGGCGCGCTCTTCGTCGTCGCGCGGTCCGAGGCCGCGCTCGACGACTTCGAGGGCTTCGCGCCGTCCAAGGCGATGCGCGACATGTTCGTGCCGCCGTATGACAACGCCGGCGCGGGCGCCCCGTTGCTCATGCTTCAG GTCACCTTCTTCCGGTGCGGCGGCGTGGCGCTCGGCACGGCCATGCACCACTTCGTCATCGACGGCCGCAGCGCCTTCCACTTCATCCAGACGTGGGCCAGCATCGCCCGCGGGGACGCCAGCGCCACCGTGCTCCCGTCCCTCGACCGCACCCCGCTGCGCGCGCGCTCCCCGCCGACCGTCCACTTCGACCACAGCCGCGAGTATCGCCTCACCGCCCCCGCATCAACCGATCCTCCTGTCGCTGGCGGCGTCAAGCCGTCGTTGGAGTACGCCAGCGCCATCCTGCGCGTGACAGGCGCACAGGCCGCCGCTCTCCGTGCGCGCGCGGGCGCGCCCTGCGTGTCGACGTTCCGCGCGCTGGTGGCCCACGTCTGGCGCTGCGCGTGCGCGGCGCGCTCCCTGGCCCCCGACGCCGAGTCCCGCCTCTACACCATGATCGACATGCGCGCCCGCCTCTCCCCGCCGCTCCCGGACGCCTACTTCGGCAACGCGGTGGTGCGCACGTCGGTGTCCGCGAGGGTGGGCGACCTGCTGTCCGGCCCTCTCGGGTTCGGGGCGCGGCGGCTCCgcgcggcgacggggcagggcgaCGAGTACGCGCGGTCGGTGGTGGACTACCTGGAGACGGCGGACATGGGGGCGCTGCCGAGGAGCGGGCTGCCGGGGACGGACCTGCGGGTGATCAGCTGGATGGGGATGCCGTCGCACGACGCTGACTTTGGGTGGGGCGAGCCGGCGTTCCTGGCGCCGGCGCTCATGTTCTACCCGGGGTTCGTGTACCTGATGAGCTGCCCGGGCAAGGGCGGCGACGTGGCGGTGGCCGTTTCGCTGGAGCCGGATCGCTTGGCGAGGTTCAAGGAGCTATTCTTCGAGGAGATGGCCGCCATGGAGTGA
- the LOC123116223 gene encoding uncharacterized protein, translating to MEFAYRGRATAAADGVGVGDGRRLPDPPPPHGNDADSPQADMVALVFRREQLLHELHKERIRHDMILCELAQTERAMTACLAGLGALHGLPLMTPREEVMYRTPRSSEEASWWYRSPSGQVIPPVYPHVERSPSPVPQRRPVDDAEQQERGSSSTPVVATPSAFPEVELFRSLSKDPAVEEALVPAATNVVAKPAEPALLRKEVAIESRAAVDHEHVAGLKHRHAVQLMENGIQISGQLKRAAIGQESKAGSKDSHAVQPMESGIQISQQLNHVAIGQGSKAEAKDSHPVQLMESGIQINEPLKRASIGQGSKAEVKDNHAVQLMGSGIERSKRLKRTAVGRETKAEVKDNHALQLMESELQRTEQPNLAAVGKEQEAGLKDGHAVQLLASGIQISEQLNCAAVGQERIAEAKDSHAVQLTENKIQRSEQPKREIFGQEREAVAKDGHAVKLTENRIQRSEQPKVFGQQCEAEEKHRHAVNLMEESGIQGSEQPTPAKPPMKDCIDERRQLPHQYALAGKEKSPFNEQKRPALNEPNMQTTPSGVKRRPVFGPVVTTPSPKRQKPLEEWNCTLCQVNLTREEDLMQHKAGELHRLNLAALRSRQKAFGFDLRNHLKGSSHQESAQALHTEAGSHHLKGRSHQESAQTRKAGGGNEEGKHRRGTEAPRKEFVSKFPFCKLCKVQYSSEKVKESHLAGKKHRENLQARH from the exons ATGGAGTTCGCCTACCGAGGCCGAGCAACCGCCGCGGCcgacggcgtcggcgtcggcgatgGCCGCCGCCTCCCCGATCCTCCGCCGCCGCACG GCAATGATGCCGACTCACCACAGGCAGACATGGTGGCGCTGGTGTTCAGGAGGGAGCAGCTGCTGCACGAGCTCCACAAGGAGCGCATCCGCCACGATATGATCTTGTGCGAGCTTGCCCAAACAGAGCGCGCCATGACCGCGTGCTTAGCAGGGCTTGGCGCTTTGCATGGGTTGCCGTTGATGACTCCACGGGAAGAGGTGATGTACCGCACACCACGGTCAAGTGAGGAAGCTTCTTGGTGGTACAGGAGCCCCTCGGGGCAAGTGATACCTCCTGTTTACCCACACGTTGAACGGTCGCCGTCACCAGTGCCGCAGCGAAGGCCAGTCGATGATGCTGAGCAGCAAGAACGCGGCAGCTCCTCTACGCCAGTTGTAGCAACTCCTTCAGCGTTTCCTGAAGTGGAACTATTCCGGTCACTGAGCAAGGACCCTGCAGTGGAAGAAGCTTTGGTACCTGCTGCGACCAATGTTGTTGCCAAACCAGCAGAGCCAGCATTGCTGCGCAAGGAGGTGGCAATAGAGAGCCGTGCCGCTGTTGATCATGAACACGTAGCAGGATTGAAGCACAGACATGCCGTGCAGCTGATGGAGAATGGAATTCAGATAAGTGGACAGTTAAAGCGTGCAGCCATTGGTCAGGAAAGCAAAGCAGGATCGAAGGACAGCCATGCCGTGCAGCCGATGGAGAGTGGAATTCAGATAAGTCAACAGCTAAATCATGTAGCCATTGGTCAAGGAAGCAAAGCAGAAGCGAAGGACAGCCATCCTGTGCAGCTGATGGAGAGTGGAATTCAGATAAATGAACCGCTAAAGCGTGCATCCATTGGTCAAGGAAGCAAAGCAGAAGTGAAGGACAACCATGCAGTGCAGCTGATGGGAAGTGGAATCGAGAGAAGCAAACGGCTAAAGCGTACAGCCGTTGGCCGAGAAACCAAAGCAGAAGTGAAGGACAACCATGCCTTGCAGCTGATGGAGAGTGAACTTCAGAGAACTGAACAGCCAAATCTTGCAGCTGTTGGCAAGGAACAGGAAGCAGGATTGAAGGACGGCCATGCCGTCCAGCTGCTGGCGAGTGGAATTCAGATAAGCGAACAGCTAAATTGTGCGGCCGTTGGTCAGGAACGCATAGCAGAAGCGAAGGACAGTCATGCTGTGCAGCTGACGGAAAATAAAATACAGAGAAGTGAGCAACCCAAGCGTGAAATTTTTGGTCAGGAACGTGAAGCAGTAGCGAAGGATGGCCATGCCGTGAAGCTGACGGAGAATAGAATCCAGAGAAGTGAACAGCCAAAGGTCTTTGGTCAGCAGTGTGAAGCAGAAGAAAAGCATAGACATGCTGTAAACTTGATGGAGGAGAGTGGAATCCAGGGAAGTGAACAGCCAACGCCTGCAAAGCCTCCTATGAAAGATTGCATCGATGAGCGGAGGCAATTGCCCCACCAATATGCGCTGGCTGGCAAGGAGAAGTCCCCATTTAATGAGCAGAAGAGACCAGCGCTCAACGAG CCTAATATGCAAACCACGCCTAGTGGAGTGAAAAGGAGACCGGTTTTTGGACCGGTTGTGACAACTCCATCACCAAAGAGGCAGAAGCCACTTGAAGAATGGAATTGCACCCTCTGTCAAGTGAACCTTACCCGTGAAGAAGACTTGATGCAACACAAAGCAGGCGAACTACACCGGTTGAACCTTGCGGCATTGCGGTCCAGGCAGAAAGCATTTGGATTCGACTTGCGCAACCATCTCAAGGGCAGCAGCCACCAGGAAAGCGCGCAGGCCCTGCACACAGAAGCTGGGAGCCACCATCTCAAAGGGAGGAGCCATCAGGAGAGCGCACAGACCCGGAAGGCAGGAGGAGGCAACGAGGAGGGCAAGCACCGCAGGGGTACTGAAGCTCCGAGGAAGGAGTTTGTAAGCAAATTTCCCTTCTGCAAGCTCTGCAAAGTGCAGTACTCCAGCGAGAAGGTGAAGGAGTCGCATCTCGCCGGGAAGAAACACAGGGAGAACCTTCAGGCACGCCATTGA
- the LOC123112081 gene encoding UBP1-associated proteins 1C: MEFSRRGRATDDAGDGQRFPDPPPHGDPMLVMRDALLSQLQKDRFRQEIIVAELAKIERAMALRAATGGQQATPAPAGECLKTYDGNAARQNAASDEQRLPGSNEAVPETKTSVAEKWELTGITIPVKKPKTPMKWCCAICEVQATSEQNLLQHYAGQKHLSATLDPRATASGQKATTAAEPSLGTEQKKTSSIKWSCNTCQATGSGQSGLEAHLKGKRHQQNISATSMPKNGAAGEAKSLGINVPKRSEKPPSAWSCSICQAICTSESDLNSHLRGIRHQAKVQSLLEGKNMARKEKLNPDSRWACRICQAHCTCESDLENHLAGKRHQLNIQVLSAKTKQEKNNAPRVAMSQEPPSEWHCTMCEAECNSKSQFEDHCRSSRHQQKIEEVLGKGKTVKVSSRKAANELLSDCSTKKNANSEKLEKRQIVYFCEQCNLQCNSGTALAHHRAGKKHREKLDEKK, translated from the exons ATGGAGTTCTCCCGCCGCGGCCGAGCCACCGATGACGCCGGCGACGGCCAACGCTTCCCTGACCCTCCGCCGCATG GAGACCCGATGCTGGTGATGAGGGACGCGCTGCTGTCACAGCTCCAGAAGGACCGCTTTCGCCAGGAGATCATCGTGGCCGAGCTGGCTAAGATAGAGCGTGCCATGGCCCTGCGCGCCGCCACTGGCGGCCAGCAGGCCACACCGGCACCAGCCGGCGAATGCTTGAAGACGTACGATGGTAACGCGGCTCGACAGAATGCAGCGTCTGATGAGCAGAGGCTGCCGGGCTCCAATGAG GCTGTTCCAGAGACTAAGACTTCGGTCGCGGAGAAGTGGGAACTAACAGGAATAACCATACCAGTTAAGAAGCCCAAAACACCCATGAAATGGTGTTGCGCCATCTGTGAGGTGCAAGCAACCAGTGAGCAGAACTTGCTGCAGCATTATGCTGGGCAGAAGCACTTGTCAGCAACACTGGACCCAAGAGCTACAGCAAGTGGTCAGAAGGCGACAACGGCGGCAGAACCTTCTCTTGGTACAGAGCAGAAGAAAACCTCCTCAATAAAATGGAGTTGCAATACCTGCCAGGCAACTGGCTCGGGTCAATCGGGGTTGGAAGCGCACCTCAAGGGCAAAAGACACCAGCAGAACATCTCAGCCACATCCATGCCGAAGAACGGCGCGGCGGGGGAAGCAAAATCGCTTGGCATCAATGTGccgaagcgttcagagaagccaccATCAGCCTGGAGCTGCAGCATTTGCCAAGCTATATGTACCAGCGAATCAGACTTGAACAGCCACCTGAGGGGCATAAGACACCAAGCAAAGGTTCAGTCCTTGCTTGAAGGCAAGAACATGGCAAGGAAAGAAAAACTGAATCCAGATTCAAGATGGGCCTGCAGAATTTGCCAAGCTCACTGTACTTGTGAATCAGACTTGGAGAACCATCTTGCAGGCAAGAGACACCAACTAAACATTCAGGTTTTAAGCGCGAAAACCAAGCAAGAGAAAAACAATGCACCACGAGTGGCCATGAGCCAAGAACCACCCTCGGAATGGCATTGCACAATGTGCGAGGCCGAATGTAACTCTAAATCTCAATTTGAGGATCATTGCAGAAGCAGCAGGCACCAACAGAAGATAGAGGAGGTACTCGGAAAAGGCAAGACCGTGAAAGTGAGCAGTCGTAAGGCTGCAAATGAACTACTTTCAGATTGCTCTACCAAGAAGAATGCGAACTCAGAAAAGTTGGAGAAACGGCAGATAGTATATTTCTGTGAGCAATGCAATTTGCAGTGTAATAGTGGTACAGCGCTGGCACATCATCGTGCTGGGAAGAAGCACCGGGAAAAGCTCGACGAAAAGAAATAA